The DNA window ATATTTAGCTCAACCTTTCTCATCAGATTCACCTCGTTTTAATAAAATCAATACGAGGTAACTTTCTAAAAACCGGGACATTTTCCCTTGTCTTCTAATGGGACATTATCGCATGTGAATCACTCTAACATATCCTCCGAAAAGCGAAAAGTTTGACAAACAGGCGGCCTTCCTTTAAAATTACTAGCGGAAAGGGGAGTAGCTCAACGGGAAGAGCAACGGTCTCCAAAACCGTAGGCTGCGGGTTCGAGTCCTGTCTCCCCTGCCACTACAACCGCTGGAAAAGTGCATGATCCAGCGGTTGTTATTTCAAGGAATCCATTCATAATACTTTCTACTCTTGAGGCCCGTGCGGGGTGAAATTTGTTCTCTAACACAAAAAGGAGACAACCAACCGGCACAGCGTTTCTCCCCAAACTGGAATTATCATGCAAAGCCCCTTCAATCAATGAATCCGATTCTTTGATGGCATCAGGGCGGTTATTCCACGTTCGAGGCCGACGTCTGTTTTCTGATAAATTTCTCTGTTTCCCTGAAAACGCTGTCCTTGTCATAATCAACGGTAACCACATGCAGGGAATTATCCACCACGAACATACTTTTATCCGCCGATGAAATATGTTCCATTATGTATTCGGCATTGTCCAGCGGCACCACCGGATCATGGCGGGAAGCAATCACCAATGCCGGTATTTTTATACGGGGCAAGATGGAATTTGTTTCACCGATAAATTTCAACAACTCGATTATTGATGCAGGGGGCAACCAGAAGTAATTGACCAATTTTACAGAACTGTCACGGACAGTTTTTCCGATCCCCGGCAGATAGGGAATCACGCGGTTGACAAAAGGAGCCAGTGGAATCAATCTGGCACGCCATCCACCCAGTATCGATGGTGCACAGATCGGTATTATCCCCGCTATGTCTTCGGGATGTGTTGCAGCCAGATGAAGTGTCAGTGCCCCACCCATGGATAGTCCCGCAACAAAGACACTGGAACATACCTTTTTGATTTCTTTCAGTCCTTCACGTGCAGAATCGATCCATTCCAGATAGGTGGATCCGCGCATATCGGCAGGTGTGGTGCCATGCCCCTTCAACCTTACACCCATGGCATTTATCCCCTGTTCCCACAGGTACTTTCCCATGGGTTTCAGCTCATGGGGCGACCCGCCAAAGCCGTGAATCAGCAAACATCCTATCTCGCTTCCGGCTGCTCGGTAAAAAAACGGTTCCGCCCCCGGCATGACCGATCGGTAATTTTTTTTCATCTCTCTCCCCTTCCTTTCCCTTCATGGTGTCCCTTCAGAAAGTTAACTCATCGCCCAATATCACTTTCTATTATAGAACATCCCCGATTATTTGGAAGGATATTTTCCATGATCCCATGCAAGAAGGGGGTATTGCACAGTCATACCGTGTTGTTGAAACTGAAATTCTTTTGATAGAACGGGTGCCCGCGGGGGACAGAAAAGGTCATGGCCGGATTCCATTTTGTGGCGACACCGGCTCCCATCTGCCCACACTCACCATGAAAAACCGCACACCCCGGAAGGGGGATACAAACAGGGAGTTCCTTCCCGCCTGGCTGCATCTCGATGCCACAACCACGCAGATTCCCCCGATAATCCATCCATGCAACTGCCATCATGTTTCTGCCTTTCAAACCCTCTTGCTTCAGGGTTTCAGCCAGTAGATATCGGGCCTCGCAATCAGGCGGGCGTTGTTGTAAGCCATGTCCAGCGTCAAGCATGTCATACCCGCATAATAATTGTCTTGTTTGGAAATAGCCAGAGCCACATCCACCACATCTGGATCTTGCAAGCAAATCGGTATCAGCAACTGGATTTCGTTTTTATAATATTGGGGCACCGCTTCTTTGTAATTTGCCTCGATTTTTTTCTTGGCTATATCTATCGCTCCGGTAAAGAGTGGGGTCAAATTGGGATTCTCCCTCACGCTTGGGGGTATTCTTTCTTTATTGAGTTCATTGCCCATGATGTGATCGATATTGACCCTCAAACTAAGATTGGTATCGTACAATAGATCGCTGATATCTTCAAAATAATTGGCTCTCCTGGGAAGGGGAAATATCCTTTCAAGATAGGCATTGCTTTCTTCATAAAATCCCTTGAAATACCAGGGGACCTCGAAATAAGGGTTGGTGTTTTTTTCAAAATAGGCATAGATGTACTGATAGTTCCTGGTGAACAACCCTGTGTTGAAACAAGCTTCCTGGTCAGAGGTAAATAATTTGCTGTTTTTTTCTTCATCCTTCATATTTTCCTCTTCGAATTTCAATCTCTGAAAGGTATGAACTATGTAATTTTCCAGAATGGGGTTATTCTTGTTTTTACTTTTTTCACTCAACACCGGGTCCCTGAATTTCCAGTCTTCTTTCAGGCAGAGGCTCTCCAGATAATCAAGCTGGCTTTGCCACCCCTTGGGGACAACCGTAAATTCATAAAATTCCATATAAGCATTTGGTTCGTTCAATTTGATCCCTCCATTTACATTTTTTGATTCTTATTCTTTATATAAGTATATTTTTGAAGTGATTTTTAGAACAATCAGGACTGTCGGTGTTCCGCATACACGAATGAACGGTCAAGGAGAGTTTCAAACGAGGTTGGCAATAGCGGCATTGCCGCCCCTTCACCATGACGGATGGAAATATGTCACCTGCATGATAACGGTTCAGGTTGAAGAAAAAATAATGCGTCCTGGCATTGGCAGTTGTAAAGTTTGCACTGGCATCACCTTCTGGCAGCAAAATCATCGTTCCCCGGCAAGCCCAGGAAAAAATCCATCAGCCTGTGACCTTCGGGAATATGCAGGCCAGTTCTGGCGGCGCTTTCCTCACAGTACCTTTCCCCGGCACTGATAATCTTGTCGCCCCGTGAATAAATCAAGAAGGGAACCGGGTCGTCAGTGTGGGTTCGCAATGACAGTGGAGTGAAATGATCGGGAAGGAAAAGAATCTTGTAGTCGATATTTTTCCGGTCCATGTTCTCCTTCATTTCTTTCACCACAAATCTATCGATAAATTCTATCGCTTTGACTTTGTTTTCATGTTCGTTGCGATGGCTGCATTCATCAGGGGCTTCGATATGCAGATAAACAAAATCCTTCCCCCTCTCGAGTGCTTCCAGGGCGGCTTTCACCTTGCCGGCATAGTCCGTATGCAAGTTTCCCGTAGCACCCCGGACATCGATCGATTCCATTCCTGCACAGATCCCCAGCCCCTTGATCAGATCCACGGCGGAGATAACCGCCCCCGATAGACCATATTTATTTTTGAAATCGGGCAGTAACGGACTGCGTCCTTCCCCCCAGATCCAGATTGAATTTGCCGGTTCAAGCCCGCTCCCGGCTCTCTTCCTGTTTATTTCATGATCCGAGAGCAAATCGAAACTTCTGACCATCATATCGATAATTATTTCCTTGCCCTTCCCCCGGGGGAGATGGCCGGAAATGTTCCGGCCGATTATGTCATGCGGCGGTGTAAGATCCCATTCAAAAGGACCCCCTTCCCAGATCATCAGGTGGCGGTAACTTTTTCCGCTGTAAAACCTGATCCCCTCCGCAGTGAAATTCTTCTCCAGTTCTTTGATGAGTATCCTCGCCTCATCGGTAGTTACTTCATCGGCGCTGTAATCAACCATCTTTTTATTTTCATACGGTTCGTCATCTGAAAGAGTAACCAGGTTACACCTGAATGAAATATCCTTCTTCCCCATTTTGATACCCATGCTGGCAGCCTCATAGGGAGAACGGCCGCTATAATATCTGGCAGGGTCATATCCCATCACCGAAAGATTGGCCGTATCACTGCCCGGAGGCATACCCGCAGGAACGGTCCGGGCCGTCCCCATGAGACCCCGTTCGGCCATGAAATCAATGGCCGGCTTCCGCGCAATCTGAAGAGGGGTCTTGCCTTCAAAGCGTTCCAGGGGATAATCCCCCATACCATCACCAAGTATCACAATATATTTCATTTATTTTTTCCTCGCTTTTTATCGATTGCATTCTCCAAGCAATCTGTACAATGTTTCGATGGCCTCTGCTGGAGTGTCGCAATGAATGATCTTCCGTTCTTCTCCCCCGGGGCTATCCAGATTCCATGTATGAATTCCCACGACCGGTTTCCCCATTTTCATGGTCAGCGCTATTTCGGAAAGAGTACCGTATTCTCCGTCTATGGCAATGGCCCCGTCAATAGTTCTGGCGATGATTGCGTTTCT is part of the Bacillota bacterium genome and encodes:
- a CDS encoding DUF3825 domain-containing protein, whose product is MNEPNAYMEFYEFTVVPKGWQSQLDYLESLCLKEDWKFRDPVLSEKSKNKNNPILENYIVHTFQRLKFEEENMKDEEKNSKLFTSDQEACFNTGLFTRNYQYIYAYFEKNTNPYFEVPWYFKGFYEESNAYLERIFPLPRRANYFEDISDLLYDTNLSLRVNIDHIMGNELNKERIPPSVRENPNLTPLFTGAIDIAKKKIEANYKEAVPQYYKNEIQLLIPICLQDPDVVDVALAISKQDNYYAGMTCLTLDMAYNNARLIARPDIYWLKP
- a CDS encoding cofactor-independent phosphoglycerate mutase, which encodes MKYIVILGDGMGDYPLERFEGKTPLQIARKPAIDFMAERGLMGTARTVPAGMPPGSDTANLSVMGYDPARYYSGRSPYEAASMGIKMGKKDISFRCNLVTLSDDEPYENKKMVDYSADEVTTDEARILIKELEKNFTAEGIRFYSGKSYRHLMIWEGGPFEWDLTPPHDIIGRNISGHLPRGKGKEIIIDMMVRSFDLLSDHEINRKRAGSGLEPANSIWIWGEGRSPLLPDFKNKYGLSGAVISAVDLIKGLGICAGMESIDVRGATGNLHTDYAGKVKAALEALERGKDFVYLHIEAPDECSHRNEHENKVKAIEFIDRFVVKEMKENMDRKNIDYKILFLPDHFTPLSLRTHTDDPVPFLIYSRGDKIISAGERYCEESAARTGLHIPEGHRLMDFFLGLPGNDDFAARR
- a CDS encoding alpha/beta fold hydrolase produces the protein MKKNYRSVMPGAEPFFYRAAGSEIGCLLIHGFGGSPHELKPMGKYLWEQGINAMGVRLKGHGTTPADMRGSTYLEWIDSAREGLKEIKKVCSSVFVAGLSMGGALTLHLAATHPEDIAGIIPICAPSILGGWRARLIPLAPFVNRVIPYLPGIGKTVRDSSVKLVNYFWLPPASIIELLKFIGETNSILPRIKIPALVIASRHDPVVPLDNAEYIMEHISSADKSMFVVDNSLHVVTVDYDKDSVFRETEKFIRKQTSASNVE